In one Brachyhypopomus gauderio isolate BG-103 unplaced genomic scaffold, BGAUD_0.2 sc81, whole genome shotgun sequence genomic region, the following are encoded:
- the mdc1 gene encoding mediator of DNA damage checkpoint protein 1 isoform X5, which yields MAGERMDATQRIENSLIEEENDDDEEKERKERKESEPLAALKVFKNNYIPETEIPLYLGENVLGRDPAFCSGLLQAPSVSGRHAVISISVFPPHDRCHGDVKATETLLWDLGSLNGSRRGRFKLTPHVRYALSDGDSVVLADLPCQYVGRESMTRLAGPAMPDGGAVGEKTAYKGSDPVDGTGGGVENGVGGSSSPPAPVGNTELKKCDQTPPKTLQRPGSTVVSVSDSDSEEDEGRQRGRRFLSSASSDRSGPTCSTLLTPANKVIPDSEDESFIPPPSAMAGGSIKIDASSDSTPAPLNFNMDSDTEGEEEETDVMKAQPEAEAIVVALQARPVHDDSDAGVEEGEKEKATGEPEASSRTTPQDLITPASVSMDTHTEENHPAPQPVDFHMDSDTDAEDDVADSFRGSELDTSVTRPPPDHESAIPKASESSMETAKTAMRVIKMDSDSDTDDEDPFKSRQGKATQAPVTKTAQPHSDSDTDLDDDPTQAKTPAVTAVPPQCVQTELGAVTPHAGPVLAQPPGERGWDDFRMDSDTDVEEEEEKTEERGRTSTQGAAQIIKSSTPRGAGPCLPSLLCPSPSAEGCSVDTEDFAVAETQSFVSNAPPVSATLDETPASFRTPVTRPSHGGSTFCPGLSDSGHRQPEHEKHAEALGLTENDLDLQDTQAYAPPQCVQTELGAVTPHAGPVLAQPPGERGWDDFRMDSDTDVEEEEEKTEERGRTSTQGAAQIIKSSTPRGAGGTGLSEEEVETQAFLGPSQTFRRPALPSPLCSSPSAVASTMEIYDFAVAETQSFASNASPCDSTLEETPASLRTPGTRPSHGGSSFCLGLSISSHRQPESEEHAKASGLPENDWDLQATQSYGGGEAGVGEEQKQLHQESTQAYTVGLDQEEEPKEEEEETQPLDTPGLSHPSAAETRLVTRTREEDGGGSAANRASVTGGGPGVVEEEKEEEEKEGVLVDSHLSTAETLLLVRSPKPEERLQPYDLHRTTSLEEEEEDGREEEEEAQRRKARSTGSPCRGRLVDEEQSRPTKPDAVTHITIAETQPVCEEEEQEEEQWAEPRSSRRPRRGRQTAAVEPTQALEPDTNIHDATVETMGEDEEVHEEEPRSSRRPRRGRRVEMEPTQLIEPDTMSAVEMQPMSEEEIQVEAANVPSLRGRNRGRGRGTFGRERRRGCSEREGEGKRGKTLEEGSSKEVDTGRRGRRSTRQRERAEHELERHEGERKEKEEIEQKRREEERERKEKERMEKEREETRLEREKEREEKERLKKEKEREEKERLEKEKKEREEKERLEKEREEKERLEKEKKEREEKERLEKEKKEREEKERLEKEKKEREEKERLEKEKEREEKERLEKEKEREEKERLEKEKKEREEKERLEKEKKEREEKERLEKEKKEREEKERLEKEKKEREEKERLEKVKKEREEKERLEKEKKEREEKERLEKEKKEREEKERLEKEKKEREEKERLEKEKKEREEKERLEKEQKENEVENLEREEGEEKLEKDRKKRKQKEKIQIESERREREKERLDKKREREEFQQKSENEKQEETDRLGRKRRKREEKEQLEAQELERQQTDSKKREKEMELEKQKRRPQRQRKTVLGKKELEKEGNQELSEGILHVDDAQITTQEKESEQGEAGKQECEDLESKHQEEEPGKGEVKARRGRCPTRKSVVPPAGLESLTPSNHSEGVTAKRTRSRSNSSNSEHFTSINEHQTQGQGRKTTKADSDNIRSSVKRRTVTVSSCGLDDTLQDSSTLSQTNSRTSERSRSSVANQSRGRGRGRGRGRKSAKVEQPEEEDPVGSEWGRDGPNPPVADTKAGTSDKAHQEKKESGDLSVTEADVPSKASSRGRKRGSDSTTGTAGAPHKTPKSPRHSVAGQTHKVLFTGVVDEDGEKVVQQLGGVLAKGVADMTHLVTDKVRRTVKFLCAVARGVPVVTPDWLAKSAKSGSFLSPNEYLVKDKEQEKKFNFSLQEALRVARQQPLLQGYEIHVTTSVRPEPPQMREIITCCGARYLPKMPSVPKAQMVVVSCEEDRALFERALGLSVPVVSAEFLLTGILQQRVDLQTHAFSASPASPPKPSSRGRKK from the exons ATG GCAGGGGAGCGTATGGATGCCACGCAACGGATTGAAAACTCCTTAATTGAGGAGGAAAATGACGACGATGAAGAAAAGGAacggaaagaaagaaaagaaagtgaACCACTGGCTGCATTGAAAGTATTCAAAAATAACTACATCCCAGAGACAG AGATCCCTCTTTACCTGGGAGAAAATGTATTGGGACGGGACCCCGCCTTTTGCTCCGGGTTGCTGCAGGCCCCTTCCGTATCCGGGCGCCACGCAGTCATCTCCATCTCCGTGTTCCCCCCTCACGACCGCTGCCACGGAGATGTCAAGGCCACGGAGACCCTGCTGTGGGACTTGGGGAGTCTGAACGGCAGCCGGAGGGGGCGCTTCAAGCTGACCCCACACGTGCGTTACGCGCTGTCTGACGGCGACAGCGTGGTGCTCGCTGACCTTCCCTGCCAGTACGTCGGCCGCGAGAGCATGACGAGACTCGCCGGTCCGGCCATGCCTGATGGAGGGGCGGTGGGGGAGAAAACGGCGTACAAGGGGAGTGACCCTGTAGACGGGActgggggaggggtagagaacGGGGTAGGGGGGAGTTCATCACCTCCAGCACCGGTGGGGAACACTGAACTGAAGAAATGTGATCAGACGCCTCCGAAAACTCTCCAACGTCCAGGGAGCACAGTAGTGTCCGTGTCCGACTCGGACTCTGAGGAAGACGAgggcagacagagagggaggagatttCTGA GTTCTGCTTCTTCTGACCGGTCAGGCCCAACATGTTCAACATTGCTGACCCCAGCCAACAAAGTCATTCCAGACAG TGAAGATGAGAGCTTCATTCCTCCACCCTCAGCCATGGCAGGGGGATCAATAAAGATTGATGCTTCCTCAGACTCCACACCTGCCCCGCTGAACTTCAACATGGACAGTGACACagaaggtgaagaagaggagacggATGTGATGAAGGCTCAGCCAGAAGCCGAGGCCATCGTCGTCGCACTGCAGGCACGTCCGGTTCATGACGACAGTGATGCTGGTGTAGAGGAaggggagaaggagaaggcCACGGGTGAGCCCGAGGCTTCATCCAGAACCACACCACAGGACTTGATCACTCCAGCCAGTGTgtccatggacacacacacggaggagAATCACCCCGCACCCCAGCCTGTCGACTTCCACATGGACAGCGACACTGATGCAGAAGATGATGttgcagacagcttcagaggcTCAGAACTTGACACCTCAGTCACCAGACCACCTCCTGACCATGAATCAGCCATTCCTAAGGCCAGCGAGTCCAGCATGGAGACGGCAAAGACTGCGATGAGGGTGATCAAGATGGACTCGGACAGTGACACCGATGACGAGGATCCATTTAAAAGCAGACAGGGCAAAGCTACACAGGCGCCAGTGACCAAGACTGCACAGCCTCACTCTGACAGCGACACGGACCTGGACGATGACCCCACCCAGGCCAAGACCCCCGCTGTGACCGCAGTACCACCACAGTGTGTTCAGACTGAGCTGGGTGCAGTTACCCCGCACGCAGGACCTGTCCTGGCCCAGCCTCCTGGTGAGCGAGGGTGGGATGACTTCAGGATGGACAGCGATACGGATgttgaggaagaagaggagaagacagaggagagagggcggACGTCTACGCAGGGAGCAGCACAGATTATTAAGTCTTCTACACCAAGGGGGGCAG GTCCATGtctgccctctctcctctgcccctccccctctgctgAAGGCTGCAGTGTGGATACTGAAGACTTTGCTGTGGCTGAGACTCAGTCTTTTGTGTCCAACGCACCCCCGGTCAGTGCCACCCTGGACGAGACACCTGCGTCCTTCAGGACCCCAGTGACCCGGCCCTCCCATGGGGGCTCGACCTTCTGCCCGGGCCTTTCCGACAGTGGCCACCGACAGCCAGAGCACGAGAAGCACGCCGAGGCTTTGGGCCTGACTGAGAACGACTTGGACCTCCAGGATACCCAGGCATATG CACCACCACAGTGTGTTCAGACTGAGCTGGGTGCAGTTACCCCGCACGCAGGACCTGTCCTGGCCCAGCCTCCTGGTGAGCGAGGGTGGGATGACTTCAGGATGGACAGTGACACGGATgttgaggaagaagaggagaagacGGAGGAGAGAGGGCGGACGTCTACGCAGGGAGCAGCACAGATTATTAAGTCTTCTACACCAAGAGGGGCAG gaggcacAGGATTGTCTGAAGAGGAAGTAGAAACTCAGGCATTCCTTGGTCCCTCACAGACGTTCAGAC gaccAGCTCTGCCCTCTCCGCTCTGTTCCTCCCCCTCAGCGGTGGCCAGCACTATGGAAATATATGACTTTGCCGTGGCTGAGACTCAGTCGTTTGCGTCCAACGCTTCCCCTTGTGACTCTACATTGGAAGAGACACCTGCATCCTTGAGGACCCCTGGGACCCGGCCCTCCCATGGAGGCTCGTCCTTCTGCCTGGGCCTTTCCATCAGCAGTCACCGACAGCCAGAGTCTGAGGAGCACGCCAAGGCTTCGGGCCTGCCAGAGAACGACTGGGACCTCCAGGCCACGCAGTCATACG GAGGTGGAGAAGCTGGTGTGGGTGAGGAGCAGAAGCAGCTGCACCAGGAGTCCACTCAGGCATACACAGTCGGTCTGGACCAGGAGGAAGAGCcaaaggaagaggaggaggagacccagCCGCTGGACACCCCAGGCCTCAGCCACCCCTCTGCTGCTGAAACTCGGCTGGTCACCAGGACGCGGGAGGAAGATGGTGGTGGTAGCGCCGCTAACAGGGCATCTGTCACTGGTGGAGGAccaggagtggtggaggaggagaaggaggaggaggagaaggagggtgTGCTGGTGGATTCACACCTCTCCACTGCAGAGACTCTGCTCCTCGTCAGGAGCCCGAAGCCCGAGGAGCGACTTCAGCCCTACGACCTGCACCGAACAACGTcactggaggaggaggaagaggatggaagggaggaagaggaggaagcacAGAGACGTAAAGCACGATCTACTGGGAGTCCCTGCAGAGGACGACTGGTGGATGAAGAACAGTCACGTCCTACTAAGCCTGATGCCGTCACTCACATCACCATTGCTGAAACACAGCCTGtttgtgaggaagaggagcaggaggaagagCAATGGGCTGAGCCCAGGTCCAGCAGGAGACCTCGTAGAGGGAGGCAGACTGCTGCAGTCGAGCCAACACAGGCGCTGGAGCCTGATACTAACATTCATGACGCCACAGTTGAAACTATGGGCGAGGATGAAGAAGTACATGAGGAAGAGCCCAGATCTAGCAGGAGACCTCGTAGGGGAAGACGGGTGGAGATGGAGCCCACACAACTTATTGAGCCAGACACAATGTCCGCTGTTGAAATGCAGCCAATGAGTGAAGAAGAGATCCAGGTGGAGGCTGCCAACGTTCCCAGCCTCAGGGGGAGAAACAGGGGAAGAGGGAGGGGAACATTTGGaagggagagaagaagaggctgctcagagagagaaggagaggggaagagaggaaaaaCACTGGAGGAGGGAAGCAGCAAGGAGGTGGACACGGGGAGGAGGGGAAGAAGGAGcaccagacagagagagagagctgagcatGAGCTGGAGAGACAcgagggggagagaaaagaaaaggaagaaatagaacagaagagaagggaagaagagagagagaggaaggaaaaAGAGAGAATGGAGAAGGAACGGGAAGAGACAAGACTGgaaagggagaaggagagagaagagaaagagaggttgaaaaaggagaaggagagagaagagaaagagaggttggagaaggagaagaaggagagagaagagaaagagaggttggagaaggagagagaagagaaagagaggttggaaaaggagaagaaggagagagaagagaaagagaggttggagaaggagaagaaggagagagaagagaaagagag gttggaaaaggagaagaaggagagagaagagaaggagaggttggagaaggagaaggagagagaagagaaggagaggttggaaaaggagaaggagagagaagagaaagagaggttggaaaaggagaagaaggagagagaagagaaggagaggttggaaaaggagaagaaggagagagaagagaaagagaggctggaaaaggagaagaaggagagagaagagaaagagaggctggaaaaggagaagaaggagagagaagagaaggagaggttGGAAAAggtgaagaaggagagagaagagaaggagaggttggaaaaggagaagaaagagagagaagagaaagagaggctggaaaaggagaagaaggagagagaagagaaagagaggctggaaaaggagaagaaggagagagaagagaaggagaggctggaaaaggagaagaaagagagagaagagaaagagagactggAAAAGGAACAGAAAGAAAATGAAGTGGAGAACTTggaaagagaggagggagaagaaAAACTTGAAAAGgacagaaagaaaagaaaacagaaagaaaagatCCAAATAGAGAgcgaaagaagagagagggaaaaggagaGATTGGACaagaagagggaaagagaagaaTTTCAGCAAAAATCTGAAAATGAAAAACAAGAAGAAACAGACAGAttagggagaaagagaaggaagagagaggaaaaagaACAGTTGGAAGCACAGGAACTAGAGAGGCAACAAACGGACtcgaaaaagagagaaaaagagatggAACTGGAGAAGCAAAAGAGACGACCACAAAGGCAACGCAAAACAGTGCTGGGAAAGAAAGAGCTGGAGAAAGAGGGAAATCAAGAATTAAGCGAGGGAATTTTACATGTAGATGATGCTCAAATAACAACACAGGAGAAGGAATCAGAGCAAGGAGAGGCAGGCAAACAAGAATGTGAAGATCTCGAGAGTAAACACCAAGAGGAAGAACCAGGAAAGGGTGAAGTGAAGGCCAGACGAGGCAGATGCCCAACAAGGAAATCTGtagtgccccctgctggtttGGAGAGCTTGACACCTTCAAACCACAGCGAAGGTGTAACTGCTAAAAGAACTCGGTCTCGCTCCAACTCCTCCAACTCTGAGCATTTTACATCCATCAATGAGCATCAAACCCAAGGCCAAGGGAGGAAGACGACTAAAGCAGACTCTgataacattaggtcatcagtCAAGAGGAGAACCGTCACAGTGTCCTCTTGTGGGCTGGACGACACACTGCAGGACTCCAGTACTCTGTCTCAGACCAACTCCAGGACCTCTGAGAGATCTAGGAGCAGTGTGGCCAATCAGAgcagaggcagagggagagggagagggagagggaggaaaagTGCAAAAGTGGAACAGCCAGAAGAGGAAGATCCTGTTGGAAGTGAGTGGGGGAGAGATGGTCCAAACCCTCCAGTGGCTGATACCAAAGCTGGGACGAGTGATAAGGCCCACCAAGAGAAAAAGGAGTCAGGGGATCTGTCTGTCACTGAAGCAGATGTTCCAAGCAAGGCCAGCAGCAGAGGGCGCAAGAGAGGTTCTGATTCCACCACAGGAACTGCAGGAGCTCCTCACAAAACTCCTAAGAGTCCCCGCCACTCAGTAGCTGGTCAAACACACAAG gTGCTCTTCACAGGAGTGGTGGACGAGGACGGTGAGAAAGTGGTGCAGCAGTTGGGTGGAGTTCTGGCCAAAGGCGTGGCTGATATGACCCACCTGGTGACCGATAAGGTCCGTCGTACGGTCAAGTTCCTGTGTGCTGTAGCCAGAGGTGTACCCGTCGTCACCCCTGATTGGCTGGCCAAG AGTGCTAAATCAGGGAGTTTCCTCTCACCTAATGAGTACCTGGTGAAAGATAAGGAGCAGGAGAAGAAATTTAACTTCAGTCTGCAGGA